The following proteins come from a genomic window of Roseofilum capinflatum BLCC-M114:
- a CDS encoding AAA family ATPase: protein MILDSPHYQDVQILYSGSRTLVYRGIRKSDRQAVIIKILGNPNPSFNELVQFRNQYTITCDLQHPHILQPLALERYGNGYALIMPDTGAIALPDFWRSFPPSIEKFLNVAIQLADALHYLSQKRIIHKDIKTANIIIHPETHHVQLIDFSISSLLPKEKQQLLSPNVLEGSLSYLSPEQTGRMNRGIDYRSDFYSLGITFYELLAGKLPFTSNDPMELVHCHLAQNAQFPPQSQVPNVLQALVLKLMAKNAEDRYQSALGLKSDLEQCLHQLETTGKIVSFDLGQEDRSDRFIIPEKLYGREPQVQTLLNAFMRVAAGRTEMMLVAGFSGIGKTAVIHEVHKPIVKKRGYFIQGKYDQFNRNIPFSAFVQAFRELMVQLLGESDQALEQWKAKILQVLGENAQVVIEVVPELEAIIGQQLPAPKLEGVAAQNRFNLLFQNFISIFATPEHPLVIFLDDLQWADSASLQLMKVLMGDTHRGYLLILGAYRDNEVFPTHPFIVTLAELETKQAIISTITLDPLEPVDIDRLIADTLLCSTERVQPLGEFVYQQSQGNPFFTTQLIKGLYEDQLLKFHWSLSEWEWNLVDIYNASLTHDVVQFMASRLQKLPQETQYLLTLAACIGNQFDLGTLSIVCEKSPEAVACNLWEPLEEGLVLPMSESYKIFQNSDGQEPAEPKTVAVSYRFLHDQVQQAAYSLIPESDKKATHLKIGQLLLENTSEEDYQENIFTLVNQLNYGADLIADQSQQYELAHLNSIAGQKAKHSTAYEAAIAYFQTGIRLLGKNSWQTHEKLTVNLQIKSMEAEYLQTHFDRAKETGEVILRQASNILDRVKVYELYIQIYSSENNNLKGIDLGLKALKLLNIPLKNVSIEESDRLQLPSLEEVPTLPELRDENQQAALRILTHLLAPVLLSKPELLLQIVLTQVHLCIEQGHCALAALSYSWYGMLLCGSLGDIEKGYHAGQLSLKLLERFHDPSLKCHVWDIVYVFIKPWKDHIQDSLDPLLEGFQTGREFGDIIYASYCALNYCCYLCSTSLNLKTVTEKQTPYLETLIELKNNLAICHTQAWHQFGANLQGLNADPTQLVGETFDERKTVPELHDCSDFWTLFNVYLLKAILSYLFGDREAALAHAVQAQEYTSSVVGFMYSATHKMYYSLILLAQDCSSAQLEQVSFNQTILHRWAIHASMNFQHKYDLVEAERYRVLGQRTEAIEYYDRAIAGAKANEYLQEESLANELAAKFYLEWGKEKVAAGYMQEAYYGYARWGAKAKTDQLATQYPQLLAPIFNRSSTPVSGETLTSTSAETSSALDLLSVIKASQVLSEEISLNALLSKFMHILIENAGATHGTLLLGDSGTWEMMAQYRDRTCHLTTTPLEEARTLPTSIINTVKHSQETVLINNLQENHPFITDSYLLQHAPKSLVCMPILTQGQFMGILYLENDLTSEAFTPERLNVLNLLTTQAAISINNARFYQTLEDKVTQRTGELAAANAEITKLNQKLKVENLRLGAELDIARRVQQMILPRSEELEAIANLDIAGYMAPADEVGGDYYDVLVEDGVVTIGIGDVTGHGLESGLVMMMAQTIIRTLKELREADPVRFLNTVNSTLYKNIQRMGVDRHLTLAILNYVDGRLSISGQHENILVMRSDGTLEAIDTLDLGMTVGLIDNIAEFVDQTTLDLQPGDGVVLYTDGIPEAEDAAGQFYGLERLYKVIQDNWSHSAQEIQEVAIAHVQDFIGNHKVFDDITLLVFKQQHS, encoded by the coding sequence ATGATCCTGGATTCACCCCATTATCAAGATGTACAAATTCTCTATAGTGGCAGCCGTACCCTAGTTTATCGCGGCATACGCAAGAGCGATCGCCAAGCCGTTATTATCAAAATCCTGGGTAACCCTAACCCCAGCTTCAACGAGTTAGTTCAGTTTCGCAACCAATACACCATTACCTGCGATCTACAGCATCCCCACATTCTGCAACCTCTGGCTCTGGAGCGCTACGGTAATGGCTATGCATTAATTATGCCAGATACGGGGGCGATCGCTCTACCTGACTTTTGGCGATCGTTTCCTCCTTCCATAGAAAAGTTTCTCAATGTTGCCATTCAACTCGCAGACGCGCTTCACTATCTCAGTCAAAAACGAATCATTCATAAAGACATCAAAACCGCTAACATTATCATTCACCCAGAAACCCATCACGTTCAACTGATTGACTTCAGTATTTCCAGTTTACTCCCCAAAGAAAAACAGCAACTGCTCAGTCCCAATGTCTTAGAAGGAAGTCTTTCCTATCTCTCTCCCGAACAAACGGGACGGATGAATCGAGGAATTGACTACCGCAGTGATTTTTATTCCCTAGGCATTACCTTCTATGAACTGCTCGCCGGAAAATTACCCTTTACGAGCAACGATCCGATGGAATTAGTCCATTGTCACCTGGCTCAAAATGCCCAATTTCCGCCCCAAAGTCAAGTGCCAAATGTTCTACAAGCATTGGTGCTAAAACTCATGGCTAAAAATGCTGAAGACCGTTATCAAAGCGCCTTGGGATTAAAATCTGACTTAGAACAGTGCTTACATCAGCTAGAAACCACAGGAAAGATTGTATCTTTTGATTTAGGACAAGAGGATAGGAGCGATCGCTTCATTATCCCCGAAAAACTCTACGGAAGAGAACCCCAAGTGCAAACCCTACTCAACGCCTTTATGCGCGTAGCAGCAGGACGCACAGAAATGATGCTCGTTGCTGGTTTTTCCGGAATTGGCAAAACCGCAGTCATCCATGAAGTTCACAAACCCATTGTCAAAAAACGGGGTTACTTTATTCAAGGGAAATATGACCAATTCAATCGAAATATTCCCTTTTCTGCCTTTGTCCAAGCCTTTCGAGAACTGATGGTACAACTGCTCGGTGAATCCGATCAAGCCTTAGAGCAATGGAAAGCCAAAATCCTCCAAGTATTAGGAGAAAACGCTCAAGTTGTGATTGAAGTTGTACCAGAATTAGAAGCCATTATTGGCCAACAGCTTCCCGCACCTAAACTCGAAGGAGTAGCGGCACAAAATCGGTTTAACTTGCTCTTTCAAAACTTCATTTCCATCTTTGCTACTCCAGAACATCCCCTGGTTATCTTTTTAGATGATTTACAATGGGCAGACTCAGCCTCTCTTCAGTTAATGAAAGTCTTGATGGGGGATACTCATCGAGGATATTTATTAATTCTGGGAGCTTACCGGGATAACGAAGTATTTCCCACTCATCCCTTTATTGTAACTCTAGCAGAATTAGAAACAAAACAGGCCATTATTTCTACGATTACCTTAGACCCCTTAGAGCCTGTTGATATCGATCGGTTAATTGCAGATACGCTCCTCTGTTCAACCGAAAGAGTACAACCTTTAGGCGAATTTGTCTATCAACAAAGTCAAGGAAATCCCTTCTTTACGACTCAATTGATCAAAGGATTATATGAAGATCAATTGCTTAAGTTTCACTGGAGTTTGTCCGAGTGGGAATGGAATTTGGTCGATATTTACAATGCCTCTCTTACCCATGATGTAGTTCAGTTTATGGCCAGTCGCTTACAAAAGTTGCCACAAGAGACGCAGTATTTATTAACTTTAGCTGCTTGTATTGGTAATCAATTCGATCTTGGAACTCTCTCTATTGTCTGCGAAAAATCCCCAGAAGCAGTTGCCTGCAATCTTTGGGAGCCGTTAGAAGAAGGTTTGGTTTTACCCATGAGTGAAAGTTATAAAATTTTTCAAAACTCTGATGGACAAGAACCCGCAGAACCCAAAACAGTTGCTGTAAGTTATCGATTCTTACACGATCAGGTTCAGCAAGCAGCCTATTCTCTGATTCCTGAATCGGATAAAAAAGCGACTCATCTTAAAATTGGACAACTTCTCCTCGAAAATACGTCTGAGGAAGATTATCAAGAGAATATATTTACTCTCGTGAATCAATTGAACTACGGGGCTGATTTGATCGCGGATCAAAGTCAACAATATGAATTAGCTCATCTAAATTCGATCGCCGGTCAGAAAGCCAAACACTCTACAGCGTATGAAGCGGCGATCGCCTATTTTCAGACTGGCATCCGTCTTTTAGGTAAAAATAGTTGGCAAACTCACGAAAAATTAACCGTAAATTTACAGATTAAGTCCATGGAAGCTGAGTATCTCCAAACTCATTTTGACCGTGCGAAAGAAACGGGTGAAGTGATTTTAAGACAGGCTTCTAATATTCTAGATCGAGTTAAGGTTTATGAGTTATATATTCAAATTTATTCATCCGAAAACAATAACTTGAAAGGGATAGATTTGGGTCTCAAAGCCTTAAAATTACTCAATATTCCCTTGAAAAATGTTTCAATTGAAGAGAGCGATCGCCTGCAACTTCCTTCTCTAGAAGAAGTGCCGACGCTGCCAGAACTGAGGGATGAAAATCAACAGGCGGCTTTGCGAATTTTAACCCATCTCTTGGCCCCTGTTTTACTCAGTAAACCGGAGTTATTACTGCAAATTGTGTTAACCCAAGTTCATCTGTGTATTGAACAAGGTCATTGTGCCTTAGCAGCTCTATCTTACAGTTGGTATGGAATGCTTCTTTGTGGGTCTTTGGGGGATATTGAAAAAGGATATCATGCCGGTCAGTTATCCCTGAAACTCTTAGAGCGATTTCACGATCCTTCCCTGAAATGCCATGTGTGGGATATTGTTTATGTTTTTATTAAACCGTGGAAAGATCATATTCAAGACTCTCTTGACCCCTTGCTGGAAGGATTTCAAACAGGACGGGAGTTTGGAGATATTATTTATGCTAGTTATTGCGCCCTTAATTATTGCTGCTATTTATGCTCGACGAGTTTGAATCTAAAAACGGTGACGGAGAAACAAACGCCTTATTTAGAGACTTTGATTGAGCTAAAAAATAATTTGGCCATTTGTCATACCCAAGCCTGGCATCAATTTGGGGCGAATTTGCAAGGTTTGAATGCAGACCCGACTCAGTTAGTGGGTGAAACATTTGATGAGAGAAAAACTGTACCTGAGTTACATGATTGTTCGGACTTCTGGACGTTGTTTAATGTCTATCTGTTAAAAGCGATTCTGAGCTATTTATTTGGCGATCGCGAAGCAGCCTTAGCCCATGCAGTGCAAGCTCAAGAGTATACCAGCTCTGTGGTGGGCTTTATGTATTCAGCGACTCATAAAATGTACTATTCCCTGATTTTACTGGCTCAAGATTGTTCATCTGCACAGTTAGAGCAAGTAAGTTTCAATCAGACTATTTTACATCGATGGGCTATTCATGCTTCGATGAATTTTCAGCATAAATACGACCTGGTAGAAGCGGAAAGATACCGGGTATTAGGACAGAGGACAGAAGCGATTGAATATTACGATCGGGCGATCGCCGGAGCGAAAGCGAATGAATATCTGCAAGAAGAGAGTCTTGCCAATGAACTCGCGGCCAAATTCTACTTAGAGTGGGGTAAAGAAAAAGTGGCGGCTGGCTATATGCAAGAAGCCTACTATGGCTATGCTCGATGGGGAGCCAAAGCCAAAACGGATCAACTCGCAACCCAATATCCCCAACTTCTCGCGCCCATTTTCAACCGTTCCAGTACGCCAGTCTCAGGTGAGACCCTCACCAGTACCTCCGCAGAAACCTCTAGCGCTTTAGATCTTCTGAGTGTGATTAAAGCTTCTCAAGTTCTCTCGGAAGAAATCTCTCTTAATGCTTTATTGTCCAAGTTCATGCACATCCTGATTGAAAATGCTGGAGCGACTCATGGGACTCTGCTTTTAGGGGACTCAGGAACCTGGGAAATGATGGCTCAATATCGCGATCGCACTTGTCATCTTACGACCACTCCCCTAGAGGAAGCCAGGACTCTACCGACGAGCATTATTAACACGGTCAAACATAGCCAAGAAACGGTGCTGATCAATAATTTGCAAGAGAATCACCCCTTTATAACAGACTCCTATTTACTACAACACGCACCGAAAAGTCTGGTTTGTATGCCCATTCTTACTCAAGGTCAATTCATGGGTATTCTGTATTTAGAAAATGATCTCACCTCAGAAGCCTTTACTCCAGAGCGGCTCAATGTTCTTAATCTGCTCACCACTCAGGCCGCTATTTCCATTAATAATGCTCGCTTTTATCAAACCTTAGAAGATAAAGTCACGCAACGCACAGGTGAACTGGCAGCAGCGAATGCAGAAATCACGAAACTGAATCAAAAACTGAAGGTGGAAAACTTGCGCTTGGGGGCAGAGTTGGATATAGCGCGTCGGGTACAACAGATGATTTTACCCCGATCTGAGGAACTGGAGGCGATCGCCAACTTAGATATTGCCGGTTATATGGCTCCTGCGGATGAGGTGGGGGGAGACTATTACGATGTGTTGGTCGAAGATGGCGTAGTCACCATCGGCATTGGAGATGTAACCGGTCATGGTCTCGAAAGTGGCTTAGTGATGATGATGGCTCAAACCATTATTCGCACGCTGAAGGAGTTGCGAGAAGCCGATCCGGTACGATTTTTGAATACGGTGAATTCTACTCTCTACAAAAATATACAACGGATGGGAGTCGATCGCCACCTGACCTTAGCCATTCTCAACTATGTTGACGGCCGTCTGAGCATTAGCGGACAGCATGAGAATATTTTGGTGATGCGTTCTGATGGCACTTTAGAGGCGATCGATACCTTAGATTTAGGGATGACGGTGGGTTTAATTGACAATATTGCTGAGTTTGTCGATCAAACGACTCTAGACTTGCAACCCGGCGATGGCGTGGTTCTCTATACTGATGGCATCCCAGAGGCAGAGGATGCCGCCGGTCAATTCTATGGCTTAGAGCGACTGTATAAAGTGATTCAAGATAACTGGAGCCATTCCGCTCAGGAAATTCAAGAAGTGGCGATCGCCCATGTACAAGACTTTATCGGCAACCACAAGGTCTTTGATGACATCACCTTGCTAGTCTTCAAACAACAACATTCCTAA
- a CDS encoding DUF3536 domain-containing protein codes for MSISQFLTDGTVFPDSQPIPEVSLLENQRDQDKELGDQVNLGVCVTIHGHFYQPPRENPYLNEIERQPSAAPAHNWNERIYHECYRPNAFARVLNDRGEIIGIINNFEYLSFNIGPTLMAWLERYDRQVYQRIIEADRKSCQRLGGHGNAIAQVYNHIIMPLANERDKYTQIRWGKADFKSRFGRDPEGMWLAETAIDYPTVEALINEGIKFTILAPSQAQTCRPIATEDNPDPEWYDVADSSIDPARPYRCFIDDGRYLDIFFYDGPISSDMGFSDALSSSYDLSDRLAHAIHTDDRPSQIISVATDGETFGHHKGGTEKTLAYAFLREFPDRGWNISNFGHYLSQHPPTWEVQLKPVTAWSCSHGVGRWQEDCGCASGGGWHQKWRRPLRDALNHLRDELVDIYETHGYEMFQDPWKARDEYVEVINNRHWDNVDRFLNRHQSHALEPSEQIDALRLLEMQRHALLMFTSCGWFFEEISRPEGTQILRYASRAIELAREVTGKDLETDFLSQLAQAPSNVDIFGTGAGVYDKNVITSQVNLEQVVAHFAISSLFNSYPTAHKGLSITQEKSSPSEKEFCLYCYLVEQQDYQLQRMGSLMLAVGEINLTSEVTREGGHFVFAVLHLGGWDFHCCVQPFSNRRSYLSIKETLFNALQQASAANVILGMAEWFGDQTFSLDDLFAEERLRIMTLLTQETLNRVDQLYTQVYRDNYGVLRAFHRDNLPPPAELQVAASMALSQRCLSLLTALKPDNFASPEGLSLLLELEAIAKEAKSLHCRLTIPDGQEILERLTLLGFWEVLQNEDPTSLNYHLERLERLIDLSSSLQVGLCLTRCQELYFSYLHSKIIPRCFGIPTWALNGSEGGDTLESEETPVQMTLDLPQSRRLLRLGQTLAIDVSLWLERLE; via the coding sequence GTGTCTATTTCCCAATTCCTAACCGATGGAACAGTGTTCCCTGATTCACAACCAATTCCCGAAGTTTCTTTACTAGAAAATCAAAGGGATCAAGACAAAGAATTAGGGGATCAAGTTAATTTAGGAGTCTGTGTCACCATTCACGGGCACTTCTACCAACCCCCCCGCGAAAACCCCTATCTAAATGAGATTGAGCGCCAACCGAGTGCGGCTCCTGCTCACAATTGGAACGAGCGGATCTATCATGAATGTTATCGTCCCAATGCCTTTGCGAGAGTGCTGAACGATCGCGGTGAAATCATTGGGATCATCAATAATTTCGAGTATCTGAGCTTCAATATTGGCCCTACGTTAATGGCTTGGTTAGAGCGCTACGATCGCCAAGTCTATCAACGGATCATAGAAGCCGATCGCAAAAGTTGCCAGCGATTAGGCGGCCATGGCAATGCGATCGCCCAAGTCTACAATCATATCATCATGCCCCTGGCCAACGAGCGGGATAAATACACCCAAATTCGCTGGGGAAAAGCTGACTTCAAATCCCGGTTTGGGCGCGATCCCGAAGGCATGTGGTTAGCAGAAACGGCGATCGATTATCCCACCGTTGAAGCCTTGATAAACGAAGGCATTAAATTCACCATTCTCGCCCCCTCCCAAGCCCAAACCTGTCGCCCGATCGCCACCGAAGACAACCCCGATCCCGAATGGTACGATGTGGCCGACTCCAGCATCGATCCCGCCCGTCCCTATCGCTGTTTTATCGACGACGGTCGCTATCTCGATATCTTCTTCTACGATGGCCCCATCTCCAGCGATATGGGCTTTAGCGATGCCCTAAGTAGCTCTTACGACCTGAGCGATCGCCTCGCCCACGCCATCCACACGGACGATCGCCCCAGCCAAATCATTTCCGTCGCCACCGACGGCGAAACCTTCGGCCACCACAAAGGCGGAACCGAAAAAACCCTCGCCTATGCCTTCCTACGGGAATTTCCTGACCGAGGCTGGAACATCAGCAACTTTGGCCACTATCTCAGCCAACATCCCCCCACCTGGGAAGTCCAACTTAAACCCGTCACCGCTTGGAGTTGCTCCCATGGGGTCGGCAGATGGCAAGAAGACTGCGGGTGTGCCAGTGGGGGCGGATGGCATCAAAAATGGCGCAGACCCCTGCGAGATGCTCTCAACCATCTGCGGGATGAATTAGTGGACATTTATGAAACCCACGGATATGAGATGTTCCAAGACCCCTGGAAGGCACGGGACGAGTATGTGGAAGTGATTAATAACCGCCATTGGGATAATGTCGATCGCTTTTTGAACCGTCATCAAAGCCATGCCCTAGAACCGAGCGAGCAGATCGATGCCTTACGCTTACTGGAAATGCAGCGCCATGCTCTGTTAATGTTCACCAGTTGCGGCTGGTTCTTTGAAGAAATTTCTCGACCGGAAGGCACACAAATTTTAAGATATGCGAGTCGGGCGATCGAGTTAGCCAGGGAAGTGACAGGTAAAGATTTAGAAACTGATTTTCTCAGTCAACTCGCCCAAGCTCCCAGTAATGTCGATATCTTTGGAACCGGAGCAGGAGTCTATGACAAAAATGTGATTACCTCCCAAGTGAACTTAGAGCAAGTCGTCGCCCATTTTGCCATTAGTTCCCTGTTTAATAGCTATCCGACTGCCCATAAAGGACTATCAATTACCCAGGAAAAATCGAGTCCCTCAGAGAAAGAGTTTTGCCTCTACTGTTATTTGGTGGAACAACAAGATTATCAACTCCAGCGCATGGGTTCTCTGATGTTAGCGGTGGGTGAAATTAACCTGACCTCTGAAGTCACCAGGGAAGGGGGCCATTTTGTGTTTGCCGTGTTGCATTTAGGAGGATGGGATTTCCATTGCTGCGTGCAACCGTTCTCGAACCGTCGATCCTATTTATCGATTAAGGAAACCCTGTTTAATGCCCTGCAACAGGCGAGCGCTGCTAATGTAATTCTAGGGATGGCCGAGTGGTTTGGCGACCAGACGTTTAGTTTAGACGATCTATTTGCAGAAGAACGCTTGCGGATCATGACCCTTTTGACCCAGGAAACCTTAAACCGGGTCGATCAGTTGTATACCCAAGTGTATCGGGATAATTATGGGGTATTACGGGCATTTCACCGGGATAATCTGCCCCCACCGGCAGAGTTACAGGTAGCCGCAAGTATGGCGTTGTCCCAGCGCTGTTTAAGTCTGTTGACTGCTCTGAAACCGGACAATTTTGCCTCACCAGAAGGGTTAAGTTTGCTGCTAGAATTGGAGGCGATCGCCAAAGAAGCCAAATCTCTCCATTGCCGTCTCACCATTCCCGATGGTCAAGAAATCCTAGAGCGCTTAACCTTACTGGGATTTTGGGAAGTGCTGCAAAATGAAGACCCCACCAGCTTAAATTATCATCTGGAGCGCCTAGAGCGATTGATCGACCTGTCTTCTAGTTTGCAGGTGGGATTATGCTTAACTCGCTGTCAAGAGCTATACTTTAGTTATCTGCACAGTAAGATCATTCCTCGCTGTTTTGGTATCCCCACCTGGGCCTTAAATGGCTCTGAGGGAGGCGACACCCTAGAGAGTGAGGAGACCCCAGTTCAGATGACCTTGGACTTACCCCAAAGCCGTCGCCTGCTGCGTCTGGGCCAAACTCTGGCGATCGATGTTAGCTTATGGTTAGAACGCTTAGAGTAA
- a CDS encoding NADH-quinone oxidoreductase subunit M, with translation MLSVLIWGPVLGAAAIAFWPAELKPQTVRNLAITLGLLLLAWTGAIALQFNPHLSELQLTEVLPWLKALGLTYNLGIDGLSFPLILLNSLLTLIAITSSDLQLQRPRFYYALLFLLNSCVSGAFCAQDYLLFFLFYELELIPLYLLIAIWGGKRRGYAATKFLMYTAVSGIALLASFLGITWLSGAATFTYDPAIAQTLPLATQLICLGGILLAFGIKIPLVPFHTWLPDAHVEASTPISVLLAGVLLKLGTYGLLKFGLLLLPDAWQILAPSLAVWAAISAIYGALSAIAQTDMKKMVAFSSVAHMGYILLAGATATSLSFLAAILQMVSHGLISALLFLLVGVVYKKTGTRDLNILKGLLNPERGLPLIGSLMIVGVMASAGIPGMVGFVSEFLVFWSSFPTFPIPTLICMVGTGLTAVYYLLLVNRTFFGRLSDTVQNLPPVQWSDRIPAIALTLLIVFFGLFPSTLTQWSETTSTALFPTQTLVSQSPIP, from the coding sequence ATGCTCAGTGTTTTGATCTGGGGCCCGGTTTTAGGTGCAGCAGCGATCGCCTTCTGGCCGGCTGAACTCAAACCGCAAACAGTACGCAACTTGGCCATCACCCTCGGCCTTCTCCTTTTAGCTTGGACAGGTGCGATCGCCCTCCAATTTAATCCCCATCTGTCAGAGTTGCAACTGACAGAAGTTCTCCCCTGGTTAAAAGCCCTAGGATTGACCTACAATCTGGGCATTGATGGCCTATCCTTTCCCCTGATTTTACTCAATAGCTTACTGACCTTAATCGCCATCACGAGCAGCGATCTCCAGCTCCAACGGCCCCGATTCTATTATGCCCTGCTGTTCCTGCTCAATTCCTGCGTTTCTGGAGCCTTCTGTGCCCAAGATTACCTCTTATTCTTCCTCTTCTACGAACTCGAACTCATTCCCCTCTATCTCCTGATCGCCATCTGGGGAGGAAAGCGCCGGGGATATGCTGCCACCAAATTCTTAATGTATACTGCCGTTTCCGGTATTGCCCTACTCGCCTCATTTTTGGGCATCACCTGGTTAAGTGGTGCAGCCACCTTTACCTACGATCCGGCGATCGCCCAAACCCTACCCCTAGCAACCCAACTGATCTGCTTGGGGGGTATCCTCCTCGCTTTCGGGATCAAAATTCCCCTCGTCCCCTTCCACACCTGGCTTCCGGATGCCCATGTGGAAGCCTCCACCCCCATCTCCGTCCTCCTCGCAGGGGTATTGCTGAAACTGGGAACCTACGGACTGCTCAAATTTGGCCTGCTGCTCCTCCCCGATGCCTGGCAAATCCTGGCTCCTAGCCTCGCGGTGTGGGCTGCCATTAGCGCCATTTACGGAGCCTTGAGTGCGATCGCCCAGACCGATATGAAAAAAATGGTCGCCTTTAGCTCTGTCGCCCATATGGGCTATATATTGCTGGCTGGCGCAACCGCCACCTCCCTCAGTTTCCTAGCCGCTATTCTGCAAATGGTCAGCCATGGTCTGATCTCTGCCCTTCTCTTCCTACTGGTGGGAGTCGTCTACAAAAAAACCGGAACCCGCGACCTCAATATCTTAAAAGGCCTCCTCAACCCAGAGCGCGGCCTACCCCTGATCGGCAGCCTCATGATCGTCGGAGTCATGGCCAGCGCCGGAATTCCTGGTATGGTGGGCTTTGTATCCGAATTTCTCGTCTTTTGGAGCAGTTTCCCTACCTTCCCCATCCCCACCCTGATCTGCATGGTGGGAACTGGCTTAACTGCTGTGTACTACCTGCTACTGGTTAACCGCACCTTCTTTGGTCGCCTCTCCGACACCGTGCAAAACCTGCCCCCTGTACAATGGTCAGATCGCATTCCGGCGATCGCCCTTACCCTGCTGATCGTCTTCTTCGGCCTCTTCCCCAGCACCCTCACCCAATGGAGCGAAACCACCAGCACCGCCCTCTTCCCCACTCAAACCCTAGTCTCCCAATCCCCCATCCCATAA
- a CDS encoding CO2 hydration protein: protein MIALAPSKHPLASYIERLEAGGDLLAHSPENLLEVVGILKSYGVVLDAYSNNLIYMAQEQFLVLFPFFKYFNGEVTLNKLLKHWWHDRINYEYAEYVMRVMLWHGGGEMDTYLDSTAFGEYAEQAIAAKIKSNPAMQLLHKLFPDFLPEQVRQMVYTSALGQFWRIMSDMFIDLSDRYDRQEIQTIPQVVEHILAGLVAAANTPITYSVNIKGQPYDLIPPAQNFKFLMETAVPYVDTIFFRGTPFLGTVSYNAQARQIPGEQAEFTYGALYADPLPTGGAGIPPTLLMQDMRHFLPDYLHQFYQRSRRAEDDLLVKICVSFQKSMYCVTTAAIKGLTPHPLDTTEPEQKQANRAYFESWMDRFLASRLLEVNQG from the coding sequence ATGATCGCCCTCGCTCCCTCCAAACACCCCCTAGCCTCCTACATCGAACGCCTAGAAGCGGGCGGTGACTTACTAGCCCACTCCCCCGAAAATCTTCTAGAAGTGGTGGGCATTCTCAAAAGCTATGGTGTGGTTCTTGATGCCTATTCCAACAACCTGATCTATATGGCTCAGGAACAGTTTTTAGTCCTCTTTCCCTTCTTCAAATACTTCAATGGAGAAGTCACCCTCAACAAACTGCTCAAACATTGGTGGCACGATCGCATTAACTATGAGTATGCCGAATATGTTATGCGCGTGATGCTCTGGCATGGGGGTGGAGAAATGGATACCTATCTCGATAGCACCGCTTTTGGGGAATATGCAGAACAGGCGATCGCCGCTAAAATCAAATCCAACCCCGCCATGCAACTGCTCCACAAACTCTTTCCCGACTTTCTCCCCGAACAAGTCCGGCAAATGGTCTATACCAGCGCCCTAGGACAGTTTTGGCGCATCATGAGTGATATGTTCATCGACCTCTCCGACCGCTATGATCGCCAAGAGATCCAAACGATTCCCCAAGTTGTCGAGCATATTCTCGCCGGATTAGTCGCCGCCGCCAATACCCCCATCACCTATAGCGTCAACATCAAAGGGCAACCCTACGACCTCATCCCCCCCGCTCAAAACTTCAAATTCTTAATGGAAACTGCCGTACCCTACGTCGATACCATCTTCTTTCGCGGCACTCCCTTCCTCGGAACCGTTTCCTACAACGCCCAAGCCCGACAAATTCCAGGAGAACAAGCCGAATTCACCTATGGGGCACTCTATGCCGATCCCCTCCCCACCGGAGGCGCAGGCATTCCCCCCACCTTGCTCATGCAGGATATGCGTCATTTTCTCCCCGACTATTTGCACCAATTTTATCAACGCAGTCGTCGCGCCGAAGATGACTTGTTAGTGAAAATTTGCGTTAGTTTTCAGAAGTCCATGTACTGCGTCACCACAGCAGCCATTAAGGGACTGACTCCCCATCCCCTCGACACTACTGAGCCAGAGCAGAAGCAGGCCAACCGCGCCTATTTTGAATCTTGGATGGATCGGTTTCTGGCTTCTCGTTTGCTAGAGGTGAATCAAGGGTAG
- a CDS encoding PIN domain-containing protein: MSNSIYFCDSNLWLYRFLVDPDGDDSEEIRKYNIAVNLTNQENLVISTQVINEICAVLLKKAKVSEIQIRQIIEELYQGCIVVDIDRNIIVIASDLRMSYSLSFWDSLIVASALAGGADILYSEDMQDGLRVSEKLNIVNPFQSTAQP, encoded by the coding sequence ATGTCTAATTCTATTTATTTTTGTGATTCTAATCTATGGTTGTATCGTTTTTTGGTCGATCCCGACGGTGATGACTCTGAAGAAATCAGAAAGTATAACATTGCGGTCAATCTGACTAATCAGGAAAATCTTGTGATTAGTACCCAAGTGATTAATGAAATTTGTGCAGTTTTACTCAAAAAAGCTAAGGTTAGTGAAATTCAAATTCGACAAATTATCGAAGAGTTATATCAGGGTTGTATTGTTGTTGACATCGATCGCAATATTATCGTAATAGCTTCTGATTTACGAATGAGCTATAGTCTCTCGTTTTGGGATAGCCTGATTGTGGCGAGTGCTTTAGCAGGTGGTGCAGATATTTTATATTCTGAAGATATGCAAGATGGATTAAGAGTTTCAGAGAAACTCAATATTGTTAATCCCTTTCAATCTACAGCACAGCCTTGA